In the genome of Drosophila yakuba strain Tai18E2 chromosome 3R, Prin_Dyak_Tai18E2_2.1, whole genome shotgun sequence, one region contains:
- the LOC6537104 gene encoding box A-binding factor isoform X2, which produces MTKTTKPKEKAAAGGALIGSGSALGSGAKAGGGSLLTNAADSKIRTAKSNNNKRQAGRAATTAAAAAAAATTTATAIAATTTVGATGPNAAAKETAIAIETENGEAATPTAAATPVAANLSSLESARSQALTSVVSETARQAVTTANASATATPSSTSISTVTATEIATAAASDNSATSEAAIDDDPSAINTNIINSKAQNDASESVKTKVISYHQSDDQHQQQQAQIYEHQQQFLSQQLISHHQQEQHQQAQQQQQQHQQAVQEQHQASWLAYDLTSGSAAAAAAAAAAASHHHLFGQFPYPPSHHTPTQLYEHYASTDPIMRNNFAFYSVYTGGGGGVGVGMASHEHLAAAAAAAAAAAQGTTPNIDEVIQDTLKDECFEDGHSTDYHVLTSVSDLHTLKDPSPYALTHEQLHQHQQQQHQQQLHHQQQQQQQQLYHQQQQQQQHHHHHNNSTSSAGRDSPSSSHALSTLQSFTQLTNASQRDSLSPENDAYFGAAQLGSSLQNSSVYAGSLLTQTANGIQYGMQSPNQTHAHLQQQHHQQQQQQQHQQHQQQQLQQQQQHHHNQHHNSSSSSPGPAGLHHSSLSAATTAAVAAATAAVNGHNSSLEDGYESPRSSHSGGGTGGTLPAFQRIAYPNSGSVERYAPIPNYRGQNDTWFDPISYTTSASGQTQLGVGVGAGVVSNVIRNGRAISAANAAAAAAVDGTTGRVDPGAYLSASASLSATLFDADYFTEGRECVNCGAISTPLWRRDNTGHYLCNACGLYMKMNGMNRPLIKQPRRLSASKRAGLSCSNCNTTHTSLWRRNPAGEPVCNACGLYFKLHSVPRPLTMKKDTIQKRKRKPKGTKSEKSKSKLKNALNATMESGSMATSCHNVGVVLDSSQMDVNDDMKTQLDLKPYNSYSSQPQQQLPQYQQQQQLLMADQHSSAASSPHSMGSSSLSPSAMSHQHQHHHQTHPHQQQQQQLCSGLDMSPNSNYQMSPLNMQQQQHQQQQQSCSMQHSPSTPTSIFNTPSPTHQLHNNNNNNNSTLFNNNNSSNENNNKLIQKYLQAQQLSSSSNSGSTSDQQLLAQLLPNSITAAAAAAAAAAAAAAAAAIKTEALSLTSQANCSTASSGLMVTSTPTTASSTLSSLSHSNIISLQNPYHQAGMTLCKPTRASPPYYLTPEEDEQPALIKMEELDQSQQQQQQQHQQQHGEIMLSRSASLDEHYELAAFQRHQQQQQQLQQQTAALLGQHEQHVTNYAMHKFGVDRETVVKME; this is translated from the exons ATGACGAAAACTACAAAGCCCAAGGAGAAGGCAGCGGCGGGAGGGGCGTTGATAGGGTCCGGATCGGCATTGGGATCGGGGGCCAAGGCGGGCGGCGGTAGTCTGCTTACGAATGCGGCGGACAGTAAGATCCGCACGGCCAagtccaacaacaacaagcgtCAGGCAGGACGAGCGGCAACcactgcagcggcagcagcagcagcagctacaacaacagcaacagctatagcggcaacaacaacagtggGAGCAACAGGACCAAACGCAgcagcgaaagagacggcaatAGCGATCGAAACGGAGAACGGAGAAGCAGCGACGCCGACTGCGGCAGCAACGCCCGTCGCAGCGAATTTATCGTCACTTGAGTCCGCTCGGTCGCAGGCTCTCACTTCAGTTGTCAGCGAAACAGCAAGGCAAGCGGTTACCACAGCAAACGCGTCGGCAACAGCGACACCATCATCAACATCAATATCAACAGTTACAGCAACAGaaatagcaacagcagcagctagCGACAACTCAGCAACATCTGAAGCAGCGATCGATGACGATCCAAGTGCGATAAATACTAATATTATTAATAGTAAAGCGCAGAACGACGCGAGTGAAAGTGTTAAAACAAAAGTGATAAGCTACCACCAGTCAGACGatcaacaccaacagcaacaagccCAAATCTAcgagcaccagcagcagtttCTTAGCCAGCAATTAATAAGCCACcatcagcaggagcaacatcagcaggcgcagcagcagcagcaacagcatcagcaggcGGTGCAGGAGCAACACCAGGCCAGTTGGCTGGCCTATGATCTGACCAGCGgatcagcggcagcagcagcggcggcagcggcagcagcctCGCATCATCACCTCTTCGGGCAGTTCCCCTATCCGCCCAGCCATCATACACCCACCCAGCTCTACGAGCACTACGCCAGCACGGATCCCATAATGCGAAACAACTTTGCGTTCTACAGCGTCTACACcggaggcggtggcggcgtGGGAGTGGGCATGGCTAGCCACGAGCATttggcagcggcggcggctgcagcggcagcagcggcccAGGGCACCACGCCCAACATTGACGAGGTCATCCAGGACACGCTGAAGGACGAGTGCTTCGAGGATGGCCACAGCACCGACTACCATGTGCTGACCTCCGTTTCCGATCTGCATACGCTGAAGGACCCCAGTCCCTATGCCCTCACCCACGAGCAActccaccagcaccagcagcagcagcaccagcagcaactgcatcaccagcagcagcagcaacagcagcaactttaccaccagcaacagcagcagcagcaacatcatcaccACCACAACAACTCCACCAGTTCGGCGGGCAGGGACTCTCCATCGTCCTCGCACGCGTTGTCCACCCTGCAGAGCTTCACCCAGTTGACCAATGCCTCCCAGCGTGATAGCCTCTCGCCGGAGAACGACGCCTACTTTGGGGCCGCCCAGCTTGGCAGCAGCTTGCAGAACAG CTCTGTTTATGCTGGCTCATTGCTCACCCAGACAGCCAATGGCATTCAGTACGGCATGCAGTCGCCCAACCAAACGCACGCCcacctccagcagcagcaccatcagcaacagcagcaacagcaacatcagcaacaccagcagcagcaactgcagcagcagcagcagcatcatcacaATCAGCACCAcaactccagcagcagcagtccgGGGCCAGCGGGTCTGCACCACTCGAGCTTGTCGGCGGCCACGACGGCAGCGGTGGCTGCGGCAACGGCGGCGGTCAATGGACACAACAGCTCCTTGGAGGACGGCTATGAATCGCCAAGAAGCAGCCACAGTGGCGGCGGAACCGGTGGTACTCTGCCAGCATTCCAACGGATCGCATACCCCAACAGTGGCTCGGTGGAACGTTACGCTCCGATACCCAATTATCGCGGTCAG AACGATACCTGGTTCGATCCCATAAGCTACACCACCTCCGCTTCCGGACAGACGCAGTTGGGCGTCGGAGTCGGAGCCGGCGTGGTCTCGAATGTGATACGGAATGGGCGGGCCATTTCGgctgcaaatgcagcagccgCGGCCGCGGTGGATGGAACCACTGGACGCGTAGATCCTGGAGCCTATCTCTCCGCCTCGGCATCGTTGTCAGCAA CATTATTCGATGCCGATTATTTCACTGAGGGGCGAGAATGTGTCAATTGTGGTGCGATTTCAACCCCATTATGGCGACGCGATAACACGGGACACTATTTGTGCAATGCCTGCGGCTTGTACATGAAAATGAACGGCATGAATCGACCCCTAATTAAACAGCCTAGAAGATTG AGCGCCTCGAAGCGAGCCGGACTTTCCTGCTCCAACTGCAACACCACCCACACGTCCTTGTGGCGCCGCAATCCCGCCGGAGAGCCCGTCTGCAATGCCTGCGGCCTGTACTTTAAGCTCCACAGTGTTCCACGGCCACTGACCATGAAAAAGGACACCATACAG AAACGCAAGCGCAAGCCCAAGGGCACCAAGAGCGagaagtccaagtccaagttgAAGAACGCCTTGAATGCCACCATGGAAAGTGGTTCCATGGCGACCAGTTGCCACAACGTTGGCGTGGTCCTGGACAGCAGCCAGATGGATGTCAATGACG ATATGAAAACACAGCTTGATCTGAAACCATACAACTCATACTCAtcgcagccgcagcaacagcttCCGCagtaccagcagcagcagcagctgcttaTGGCTGATCAGCACTCATCGGCGGCCAGCTCGCCCCATAGCATGGGTTCCTCCTCATTGTCGCCATCAGCCATGTcacatcagcatcagcatcaccaTCAGACCCAtccacatcagcagcaacagcagcagctctGTTCTGGGCTGGACATGTCGCCCAACTCAAACTACCAAATGTCGCCCCTcaacatgcagcagcagcagcatcagcagcagcagcaatcgtGCAGCATGCAGCACTCACCCAGCACACCCACATCCATCTTCAACACCCCATCGCCTACCCATCAGCTccacaataataacaacaacaacaacagcacgctcttcaacaacaacaatagtagCAATGAGAATAACAACAAACTTATACAGAAATATCTGCAAGCTCAACAactgagcagcagcagcaacagcggctCCACCAGCGACCAACAGTTGCTGGCCCAACTGCTGCCGAACTCCATtacggcggcagcagcagcagcggcggcggcagcggcggcggcagcggcggcggcgatcAAGACGGAGGCCTTGTCGCTCACCTCCCAGGCCAACTGCTCCACGGCGTCGTCGGGACTTATGGTCACCTCAACACCGACCACGGCATCGAGCACATTATCGTCCCTGAGTCACAGCAACATTATTAGTCTGCAGAATCCGTATCACCAGGCCGGAATGACGCTGTGCAAGCCCACAAGAGCCTCACCACCGTACTACCTGACCCCGGAGGAGGATGAGCAGCCGGCTCTCATCAAGATGGAGGAGTTGGATCAgtcgcaacagcaacagcagcagcagcatcagcagcagcatgggGAGATAATGCTCAGCCGATCAGCCTCGCTGGATGAGCACTACGAACTGGCCGCCTTCCAAagacatcagcagcagcagcaacaactgcagcagcagactGCAGCCCTCCTGGGACAACATGAGCAGCATGTGACCAACTATGCGATGCACAAGTTCGGCGTTGACCGGGAAACAGTGGTGAAGATGGAGTAG
- the LOC6537104 gene encoding box A-binding factor isoform X5: protein MFFSNYNNMYLKNYCYSSVYAGSLLTQTANGIQYGMQSPNQTHAHLQQQHHQQQQQQQHQQHQQQQLQQQQQHHHNQHHNSSSSSPGPAGLHHSSLSAATTAAVAAATAAVNGHNSSLEDGYESPRSSHSGGGTGGTLPAFQRIAYPNSGSVERYAPIPNYRGQNDTWFDPISYTTSASGQTQLGVGVGAGVVSNVIRNGRAISAANAAAAAAVDGTTGRVDPGAYLSASASLSAMAAESGGDFFKTNSFNVGGGGRSKANTSGAASSYSCPGSNATSATSAVASGTAATAATTLDEHVSRANSRRLSASKRAGLSCSNCNTTHTSLWRRNPAGEPVCNACGLYFKLHSVPRPLTMKKDTIQKRKRKPKGTKSEKSKSKLKNALNATMESGSMATSCHNVGVVLDSSQMDVNDDMKTQLDLKPYNSYSSQPQQQLPQYQQQQQLLMADQHSSAASSPHSMGSSSLSPSAMSHQHQHHHQTHPHQQQQQQLCSGLDMSPNSNYQMSPLNMQQQQHQQQQQSCSMQHSPSTPTSIFNTPSPTHQLHNNNNNNNSTLFNNNNSSNENNNKLIQKYLQAQQLSSSSNSGSTSDQQLLAQLLPNSITAAAAAAAAAAAAAAAAAIKTEALSLTSQANCSTASSGLMVTSTPTTASSTLSSLSHSNIISLQNPYHQAGMTLCKPTRASPPYYLTPEEDEQPALIKMEELDQSQQQQQQQHQQQHGEIMLSRSASLDEHYELAAFQRHQQQQQQLQQQTAALLGQHEQHVTNYAMHKFGVDRETVVKME, encoded by the exons atgtttttctcGAATTACAACAATATGTATCTGAAGAACTATTGCTATAG CTCTGTTTATGCTGGCTCATTGCTCACCCAGACAGCCAATGGCATTCAGTACGGCATGCAGTCGCCCAACCAAACGCACGCCcacctccagcagcagcaccatcagcaacagcagcaacagcaacatcagcaacaccagcagcagcaactgcagcagcagcagcagcatcatcacaATCAGCACCAcaactccagcagcagcagtccgGGGCCAGCGGGTCTGCACCACTCGAGCTTGTCGGCGGCCACGACGGCAGCGGTGGCTGCGGCAACGGCGGCGGTCAATGGACACAACAGCTCCTTGGAGGACGGCTATGAATCGCCAAGAAGCAGCCACAGTGGCGGCGGAACCGGTGGTACTCTGCCAGCATTCCAACGGATCGCATACCCCAACAGTGGCTCGGTGGAACGTTACGCTCCGATACCCAATTATCGCGGTCAG AACGATACCTGGTTCGATCCCATAAGCTACACCACCTCCGCTTCCGGACAGACGCAGTTGGGCGTCGGAGTCGGAGCCGGCGTGGTCTCGAATGTGATACGGAATGGGCGGGCCATTTCGgctgcaaatgcagcagccgCGGCCGCGGTGGATGGAACCACTGGACGCGTAGATCCTGGAGCCTATCTCTCCGCCTCGGCATCGTTGTCAGCAA TGGCCGCTGAATCAGGCGGGGATTTCTTTAAGACCAACTCATTTAATGTGGGCGGCGGTGGCCGTAGTAAGGCCAACACGAGTGGTGCCGCCAGCTCCTACTCCTGTCCAGGCTCGAATGCAACCTCGGCGACTTCGGCGGTGGCGTCGGGAAcggcagcaactgcagcgacGACGCTCGACGAGCACGTTAGTCGCGCCAATTCGAGACGCTTG AGCGCCTCGAAGCGAGCCGGACTTTCCTGCTCCAACTGCAACACCACCCACACGTCCTTGTGGCGCCGCAATCCCGCCGGAGAGCCCGTCTGCAATGCCTGCGGCCTGTACTTTAAGCTCCACAGTGTTCCACGGCCACTGACCATGAAAAAGGACACCATACAG AAACGCAAGCGCAAGCCCAAGGGCACCAAGAGCGagaagtccaagtccaagttgAAGAACGCCTTGAATGCCACCATGGAAAGTGGTTCCATGGCGACCAGTTGCCACAACGTTGGCGTGGTCCTGGACAGCAGCCAGATGGATGTCAATGACG ATATGAAAACACAGCTTGATCTGAAACCATACAACTCATACTCAtcgcagccgcagcaacagcttCCGCagtaccagcagcagcagcagctgcttaTGGCTGATCAGCACTCATCGGCGGCCAGCTCGCCCCATAGCATGGGTTCCTCCTCATTGTCGCCATCAGCCATGTcacatcagcatcagcatcaccaTCAGACCCAtccacatcagcagcaacagcagcagctctGTTCTGGGCTGGACATGTCGCCCAACTCAAACTACCAAATGTCGCCCCTcaacatgcagcagcagcagcatcagcagcagcagcaatcgtGCAGCATGCAGCACTCACCCAGCACACCCACATCCATCTTCAACACCCCATCGCCTACCCATCAGCTccacaataataacaacaacaacaacagcacgctcttcaacaacaacaatagtagCAATGAGAATAACAACAAACTTATACAGAAATATCTGCAAGCTCAACAactgagcagcagcagcaacagcggctCCACCAGCGACCAACAGTTGCTGGCCCAACTGCTGCCGAACTCCATtacggcggcagcagcagcagcggcggcggcagcggcggcggcagcggcggcggcgatcAAGACGGAGGCCTTGTCGCTCACCTCCCAGGCCAACTGCTCCACGGCGTCGTCGGGACTTATGGTCACCTCAACACCGACCACGGCATCGAGCACATTATCGTCCCTGAGTCACAGCAACATTATTAGTCTGCAGAATCCGTATCACCAGGCCGGAATGACGCTGTGCAAGCCCACAAGAGCCTCACCACCGTACTACCTGACCCCGGAGGAGGATGAGCAGCCGGCTCTCATCAAGATGGAGGAGTTGGATCAgtcgcaacagcaacagcagcagcagcatcagcagcagcatgggGAGATAATGCTCAGCCGATCAGCCTCGCTGGATGAGCACTACGAACTGGCCGCCTTCCAAagacatcagcagcagcagcaacaactgcagcagcagactGCAGCCCTCCTGGGACAACATGAGCAGCATGTGACCAACTATGCGATGCACAAGTTCGGCGTTGACCGGGAAACAGTGGTGAAGATGGAGTAG
- the LOC6537104 gene encoding box A-binding factor isoform X1, whose translation MTKTTKPKEKAAAGGALIGSGSALGSGAKAGGGSLLTNAADSKIRTAKSNNNKRQAGRAATTAAAAAAAATTTATAIAATTTVGATGPNAAAKETAIAIETENGEAATPTAAATPVAANLSSLESARSQALTSVVSETARQAVTTANASATATPSSTSISTVTATEIATAAASDNSATSEAAIDDDPSAINTNIINSKAQNDASESVKTKVISYHQSDDQHQQQQAQIYEHQQQFLSQQLISHHQQEQHQQAQQQQQQHQQAVQEQHQASWLAYDLTSGSAAAAAAAAAAASHHHLFGQFPYPPSHHTPTQLYEHYASTDPIMRNNFAFYSVYTGGGGGVGVGMASHEHLAAAAAAAAAAAQGTTPNIDEVIQDTLKDECFEDGHSTDYHVLTSVSDLHTLKDPSPYALTHEQLHQHQQQQHQQQLHHQQQQQQQQLYHQQQQQQQHHHHHNNSTSSAGRDSPSSSHALSTLQSFTQLTNASQRDSLSPENDAYFGAAQLGSSLQNSSVYAGSLLTQTANGIQYGMQSPNQTHAHLQQQHHQQQQQQQHQQHQQQQLQQQQQHHHNQHHNSSSSSPGPAGLHHSSLSAATTAAVAAATAAVNGHNSSLEDGYESPRSSHSGGGTGGTLPAFQRIAYPNSGSVERYAPIPNYRGQNDTWFDPISYTTSASGQTQLGVGVGAGVVSNVIRNGRAISAANAAAAAAVDGTTGRVDPGAYLSASASLSAMAAESGGDFFKTNSFNVGGGGRSKANTSGAASSYSCPGSNATSATSAVASGTAATAATTLDEHVSRANSRRLSASKRAGLSCSNCNTTHTSLWRRNPAGEPVCNACGLYFKLHSVPRPLTMKKDTIQKRKRKPKGTKSEKSKSKLKNALNATMESGSMATSCHNVGVVLDSSQMDVNDDMKTQLDLKPYNSYSSQPQQQLPQYQQQQQLLMADQHSSAASSPHSMGSSSLSPSAMSHQHQHHHQTHPHQQQQQQLCSGLDMSPNSNYQMSPLNMQQQQHQQQQQSCSMQHSPSTPTSIFNTPSPTHQLHNNNNNNNSTLFNNNNSSNENNNKLIQKYLQAQQLSSSSNSGSTSDQQLLAQLLPNSITAAAAAAAAAAAAAAAAAIKTEALSLTSQANCSTASSGLMVTSTPTTASSTLSSLSHSNIISLQNPYHQAGMTLCKPTRASPPYYLTPEEDEQPALIKMEELDQSQQQQQQQHQQQHGEIMLSRSASLDEHYELAAFQRHQQQQQQLQQQTAALLGQHEQHVTNYAMHKFGVDRETVVKME comes from the exons ATGACGAAAACTACAAAGCCCAAGGAGAAGGCAGCGGCGGGAGGGGCGTTGATAGGGTCCGGATCGGCATTGGGATCGGGGGCCAAGGCGGGCGGCGGTAGTCTGCTTACGAATGCGGCGGACAGTAAGATCCGCACGGCCAagtccaacaacaacaagcgtCAGGCAGGACGAGCGGCAACcactgcagcggcagcagcagcagcagctacaacaacagcaacagctatagcggcaacaacaacagtggGAGCAACAGGACCAAACGCAgcagcgaaagagacggcaatAGCGATCGAAACGGAGAACGGAGAAGCAGCGACGCCGACTGCGGCAGCAACGCCCGTCGCAGCGAATTTATCGTCACTTGAGTCCGCTCGGTCGCAGGCTCTCACTTCAGTTGTCAGCGAAACAGCAAGGCAAGCGGTTACCACAGCAAACGCGTCGGCAACAGCGACACCATCATCAACATCAATATCAACAGTTACAGCAACAGaaatagcaacagcagcagctagCGACAACTCAGCAACATCTGAAGCAGCGATCGATGACGATCCAAGTGCGATAAATACTAATATTATTAATAGTAAAGCGCAGAACGACGCGAGTGAAAGTGTTAAAACAAAAGTGATAAGCTACCACCAGTCAGACGatcaacaccaacagcaacaagccCAAATCTAcgagcaccagcagcagtttCTTAGCCAGCAATTAATAAGCCACcatcagcaggagcaacatcagcaggcgcagcagcagcagcaacagcatcagcaggcGGTGCAGGAGCAACACCAGGCCAGTTGGCTGGCCTATGATCTGACCAGCGgatcagcggcagcagcagcggcggcagcggcagcagcctCGCATCATCACCTCTTCGGGCAGTTCCCCTATCCGCCCAGCCATCATACACCCACCCAGCTCTACGAGCACTACGCCAGCACGGATCCCATAATGCGAAACAACTTTGCGTTCTACAGCGTCTACACcggaggcggtggcggcgtGGGAGTGGGCATGGCTAGCCACGAGCATttggcagcggcggcggctgcagcggcagcagcggcccAGGGCACCACGCCCAACATTGACGAGGTCATCCAGGACACGCTGAAGGACGAGTGCTTCGAGGATGGCCACAGCACCGACTACCATGTGCTGACCTCCGTTTCCGATCTGCATACGCTGAAGGACCCCAGTCCCTATGCCCTCACCCACGAGCAActccaccagcaccagcagcagcagcaccagcagcaactgcatcaccagcagcagcagcaacagcagcaactttaccaccagcaacagcagcagcagcaacatcatcaccACCACAACAACTCCACCAGTTCGGCGGGCAGGGACTCTCCATCGTCCTCGCACGCGTTGTCCACCCTGCAGAGCTTCACCCAGTTGACCAATGCCTCCCAGCGTGATAGCCTCTCGCCGGAGAACGACGCCTACTTTGGGGCCGCCCAGCTTGGCAGCAGCTTGCAGAACAG CTCTGTTTATGCTGGCTCATTGCTCACCCAGACAGCCAATGGCATTCAGTACGGCATGCAGTCGCCCAACCAAACGCACGCCcacctccagcagcagcaccatcagcaacagcagcaacagcaacatcagcaacaccagcagcagcaactgcagcagcagcagcagcatcatcacaATCAGCACCAcaactccagcagcagcagtccgGGGCCAGCGGGTCTGCACCACTCGAGCTTGTCGGCGGCCACGACGGCAGCGGTGGCTGCGGCAACGGCGGCGGTCAATGGACACAACAGCTCCTTGGAGGACGGCTATGAATCGCCAAGAAGCAGCCACAGTGGCGGCGGAACCGGTGGTACTCTGCCAGCATTCCAACGGATCGCATACCCCAACAGTGGCTCGGTGGAACGTTACGCTCCGATACCCAATTATCGCGGTCAG AACGATACCTGGTTCGATCCCATAAGCTACACCACCTCCGCTTCCGGACAGACGCAGTTGGGCGTCGGAGTCGGAGCCGGCGTGGTCTCGAATGTGATACGGAATGGGCGGGCCATTTCGgctgcaaatgcagcagccgCGGCCGCGGTGGATGGAACCACTGGACGCGTAGATCCTGGAGCCTATCTCTCCGCCTCGGCATCGTTGTCAGCAA TGGCCGCTGAATCAGGCGGGGATTTCTTTAAGACCAACTCATTTAATGTGGGCGGCGGTGGCCGTAGTAAGGCCAACACGAGTGGTGCCGCCAGCTCCTACTCCTGTCCAGGCTCGAATGCAACCTCGGCGACTTCGGCGGTGGCGTCGGGAAcggcagcaactgcagcgacGACGCTCGACGAGCACGTTAGTCGCGCCAATTCGAGACGCTTG AGCGCCTCGAAGCGAGCCGGACTTTCCTGCTCCAACTGCAACACCACCCACACGTCCTTGTGGCGCCGCAATCCCGCCGGAGAGCCCGTCTGCAATGCCTGCGGCCTGTACTTTAAGCTCCACAGTGTTCCACGGCCACTGACCATGAAAAAGGACACCATACAG AAACGCAAGCGCAAGCCCAAGGGCACCAAGAGCGagaagtccaagtccaagttgAAGAACGCCTTGAATGCCACCATGGAAAGTGGTTCCATGGCGACCAGTTGCCACAACGTTGGCGTGGTCCTGGACAGCAGCCAGATGGATGTCAATGACG ATATGAAAACACAGCTTGATCTGAAACCATACAACTCATACTCAtcgcagccgcagcaacagcttCCGCagtaccagcagcagcagcagctgcttaTGGCTGATCAGCACTCATCGGCGGCCAGCTCGCCCCATAGCATGGGTTCCTCCTCATTGTCGCCATCAGCCATGTcacatcagcatcagcatcaccaTCAGACCCAtccacatcagcagcaacagcagcagctctGTTCTGGGCTGGACATGTCGCCCAACTCAAACTACCAAATGTCGCCCCTcaacatgcagcagcagcagcatcagcagcagcagcaatcgtGCAGCATGCAGCACTCACCCAGCACACCCACATCCATCTTCAACACCCCATCGCCTACCCATCAGCTccacaataataacaacaacaacaacagcacgctcttcaacaacaacaatagtagCAATGAGAATAACAACAAACTTATACAGAAATATCTGCAAGCTCAACAactgagcagcagcagcaacagcggctCCACCAGCGACCAACAGTTGCTGGCCCAACTGCTGCCGAACTCCATtacggcggcagcagcagcagcggcggcggcagcggcggcggcagcggcggcggcgatcAAGACGGAGGCCTTGTCGCTCACCTCCCAGGCCAACTGCTCCACGGCGTCGTCGGGACTTATGGTCACCTCAACACCGACCACGGCATCGAGCACATTATCGTCCCTGAGTCACAGCAACATTATTAGTCTGCAGAATCCGTATCACCAGGCCGGAATGACGCTGTGCAAGCCCACAAGAGCCTCACCACCGTACTACCTGACCCCGGAGGAGGATGAGCAGCCGGCTCTCATCAAGATGGAGGAGTTGGATCAgtcgcaacagcaacagcagcagcagcatcagcagcagcatgggGAGATAATGCTCAGCCGATCAGCCTCGCTGGATGAGCACTACGAACTGGCCGCCTTCCAAagacatcagcagcagcagcaacaactgcagcagcagactGCAGCCCTCCTGGGACAACATGAGCAGCATGTGACCAACTATGCGATGCACAAGTTCGGCGTTGACCGGGAAACAGTGGTGAAGATGGAGTAG